The nucleotide sequence CTGCCCCCCACAGAAGAGTCTGGAGGCTGGGGCTCCAGGGACCCTCGAGGGGGGTAGGTTTGATAAAGGACTGTGGGGGGTGTCACCTTTCTTCATAGCCTTGTCGATGAGGCGTTCCAGCTCCTTGGCCTGGGTGTTCTGCGGCTCAGTCTGCAGTAGTCCTCGCACATACTTTAGGGCCTTTTCATACTCCTGCCGTCAGAGGGAAAGGCCTCACACCACATGCTCGCTCGTCAGAATGCTGCCCGCCAGCCCCCACCCAGAGCCGTCCGTCCTTCGCTGGCCTCAGCTCAGGCTCAtcttcctcccccactcctgCTACAGCCCCACCCCACAGAGTAGAGTCCACAAACAGCCCAGCTGTGGGGGGGGTGATAAGCTAGTGGAGATAACAGCAACAGGCATGGGGCTGCACCCCAATCCTGACGTCACCATGATCTCCACACCCTGATACTCTCTCATCCTCccttagagtctgtcctggaattactGTATACCCATGCACTTACACCCCAGCCCACTGCCCGCTGCTAGCTTCCTGAGGGCCAGGGCTCTGTCTGGGGGGCTCAAGCGGAATGAGCAATGGGAAGGACTCCGCGCCTTACCTTGAGTCGGTAGTTGCCCACCGCCAGGTAGAAGACGTAATCCCGCTGTTCCTCTTTGTTCCCTTTGGGCAACAGctctggagggagaagggagaggagaaagatggattctctctctcttgttttttaaatttatatttattttatttgatgtgcactggtgttttgcctgcatgcatgtctgtgtgagggtactcggatcctctggaaccagagttatagatagttgtgagctgccgtgtagtagctgggagttgaacccaggtccttgggaaaagcagctggtgctcttaactgctgagccatctctccagcccctggattcTCTTTTTAACAGTGCGCCCCAGAGGTCCTGCCATGCTGACTCACTCTAGGATGCTGGGAAGGTCACTGTCCTAGACCTCCATTATCAGCTTCAATCACCCTCTGCTTTCTAGTTACAGCCCCATGCGGATGCTGGGAACCAGCGACCTGGTCTGCACTGCTGCAGTCTGCATGGAAGGGCGCATCCCCACTGGCCTCACCGCAAGGTCACTCCTGCCGGACATTTGCATTCCCTCTTTTGTGACAGCTACCCGAGGATGACCAGAACTCTAACCCTCCTGCTGCCACCTCCTGAGTACAGGACCACACCTGGTTTCTGCAGTGCCCGTACACAGGAGACAGGCACTCTGCTGACTGAGCTTTCCCCTTTCCCCGAGAcggggtgtctctgtgtagccctgtctgtcctggaacttgctctgtagaccaggctggcctcgaactcacaaagacccacctgcctctgcctcctgagtcctggaactaaagacacacaccactacaacgcACCCTTTTCTCTTAGTTTTCCTGAGCGACCctcacctgacttttttttttttttttaattttttctctctccGCGGGGTAGGTAGGGGTTAAGATTAGGactcagagccgggcggtggtggcgcacgcctttaatcccagcacttgggaggcagagtcaggcggatctctgtgagttcgagaccagcctggtctacaagagctagttccaggacaggctccaaaaccacacagagaaaccctgtctcaaaaaaaaaaaaaaaattaggactcAGAGCTAGCAATGGTAGTGCAcacatttaaccccagcactggagagacagaggcaggaggatctctgtgagtttgagactagtctgatctacagagtgagttccaggacagcctggactacaagaagaaatcctgtcttaaaagtaggtagacagacagatagaataaGATAGGGCCACTCGCTATGTGGCccaagctggtttcaaactctCGATCAGGTGCCTGAGgctcctggtgctggagttacaggcgtaCGCAACCATCCTTTGAGGCTAAGTTCTGCAGTGTTGAGATCTTTTCAGTGTCCGCACTGTGCCCCTCATGAGACTCAGACACTCCGAGACCACTTTTCCTGTTGTGTCCTACTACACAAGAAACCTGAAGAATCCGAACCGATCCAAGTAGGGGACAGCATTTGCTTTTACGAGGATCCCTGAGCTCACAGCTTACTTCCCGGCACTAAGGTGGCTGAAGCAGACGTGGAAGCGTCCCAAGCTATAcaaagaccctgtgtcaaaaccaaAAACTAGATGACGCAGGCATCTTTGTTAGTATTGTTCTTTGATTGCCTCTGGCATTATCCCAAGATGCCCCTCAGATTCTAAAAACCTACAGATATAAAGGCCCTTATATAAAATTAAACCATATTTGCATAGAACCTAGCTGTATTCCCCAAAGATGCCTTTTTAAGACAGGGAGCTCgggggtagcccaggctgacctcgagtTTGATCGGTACGGAGCTGACTCTGGCCTTCAACTTCCTGCTTTCATCTCTGCAGTCACGTCCCCATGCCTCCACCTTTGGAGCGCTGGGATCACATGCTCTTAATACAACAGCCCCACAGATATTCTAATCTCTAGAACTTTCTTAATTACAGCTACCCAACACAATGTAAATGCTACATTAATAGCAATTAATAACCGAACAAGAAGTGTTACGtggatactgtgtgtgtgtggtatgtacgggtagctgtgtgcacatgtacatacagacCAGAGGCACTCTCTACCCCATCCCCTTGAGAAAGAGTCTTCCTCTGCACCGGGGCTAAGATTGCAGCAAGAAAGCCCCCAGCAATACCTCATTTCTATTCTCTATACAGACATTTGCAGCCAGAACTATCAGctttttccatgggtgctggggattcgaactcaggtcttcataccTGCACAGAAGCACTCTGAGTTGCCTGagaacatgtatttttttttccccacagcaTTTTCCACATGAATGAATGTTTGGATGTTGAAATTGGGGATACAGAGGAGCAACCTAGTCCTCTGCTGCAGTGAAGTTACTGGTGGCTACTGGGTGGCGAATGAGCCATGGGGTGAGGTCAAGGGATCCAGCGCCTTACCCTCTAGGAGCATGATGCCTTTACGGATGTCATCATTGTATTTGCTTCGCACCAGGCACCAGGCGTACTCAAACTGTGTGCTTTTGGATACTGAGCCAGCCGCCTGCTCAGACTGAAATTTCCTTTCAAAATTCTGTCGTTAGAGAGAGAAGACATTATTTATAAGCAAAGGGCATCCACCGTTCCCCAGCTGAACTCGGTGTCTAGTCCCAGCTAGACCACCTTCCCCTTGCAGATCTTGGTACCCAGGCTCGGTGCCCTCCCCTCTGATGGTCCCTGCACCCAGCCCCTAGTGGTACCAAGTGGAGATGCCACCTGGTGGCAGCTGCGGACACTGCTCCCGGACCAGCTGACCCCAAGAAGCTGAACAGTAAACATACTGCCCCAGCAGCTAAATGACCTCCTACGCGACCTTCGCTTACGGCTGCTGGTCCCTTTCCACCCCCCATTCTTTTCGGCCTGGATCTGCCTCACCTTAGTTCTACAAGAGGAAAGAAAACGCCACTGCAAGGACGAAGGCTAGGCATGCAGTGAACCATGCCGGACTCAACACCTGCAAAAGCGTATGCCGGTGACTATGCTACCTCATCGCCTGCATGAGTACTCCAAATTCCCAACTCTGCATCACACTTAGCCCCCTTAGACTCAAGGCCTCAAGGCTGAGGCGCCGAAACCCTGGAAACTACAACTCCCATCAGGCCGAGGAACACAGCGCAGGTACCCACAAGAAGCAGGATACCGCAGAGGCTGCTGGGAGCCGTAGTCCAGCTTCCCCAACAAGTCGAAGCCGGCCGTGCTCGGCCTCGGCTAGCTCTGCTCAGGAGCTGCCCTTGCCCAGTCTGCTTTCCTCCTATGTTCCAGGCCTCACCTTCAGATCCTCCACGGACACCAGCTCGTTCAGCACGGCCTCCATGGCCACTGCCCCTGCAAGCCTCACACTAAGGTCTCTACTGGGCCACGGTCTCCATGGTCCAGTGGCAGGGACGGAGAGGCACTTCCGGCAACGACCTGTGGAGGCCCCGCCCCTTCCTCCTGTGCCGGGGCGGGCGGTGGCGCTGGCGGTGGCGCTAGCGCCTCCCCTGGTACCCTAGCTAGACCCTACCTCCTTGGAGGATCACGTTATCCTAGCAACCAGTCTGCCCTTCACTGTGCTGGATCAGTAGACCCCTGGAGGCTATTTATCTTCAGTGTTTGCAACAAAATCCTAATGGGTACCAGGGGCCCGAGGGCCTTGGTTTACACACTGCAAGAGGGTTTGGTAACTATTTCCCCACAGACTTGGGGCACATGACCACAGTGGACACTAAGTAATATGAAGAAAAGCTGATGGGGCAAGAGAGACAGTGCAGGGGTCAAAGGcccatactgctcttgcagaggagccaagTCAGCTTCTAGGGCTAAcactggctcacagctgcctgtgactccagctccatggaatcCAGTGCCCTTTTATGACCTCCCCCTGAAACTGCACTCCTGTGCATGTGTCCTCATGCAGACACATAGGtttgcacataattaaaaataaaagttagctCTTGCAGGGTCAGAATTTTCCAAAGTAATTTAGCCAAACTATCTTCTTGGGGTAACTGAGGACCTGAGGAGGAGAAGGGACGCGTGCTAACTTCTGGTATTTTAGTATTAGGAGCAGTACGTGGTAAACGGTCCAGGCCTTTCATCTTGCTCTTCAGGCACACAATGGAATTTAATGCTCTAAAGATTCAGCACGCTTTTCTGTtgttatatttttgagacagagtcttcctatgTTGCACTGGCTTGCCTTAAAAATCTAAGatctggccgggcagtggtggcgcacgcctttaatcccagcactcaggaggcagaggcaggcggatttctgtgagttcgaggtcagcctggtcttcaagagctagttccaggacaggaaccaaaagctatggagaaaccctgtctcgaaaatccaaaaataaataaataaataaaatctaggtTCTGtctgccgctgcctcccaagctgtataccaccacacccgcAGCCTAATGCATTTCTGCCGAATATGAAGAAAGTTATTACCAAAACCCTATTTGTGGCTGCACAAATTCCCCCTTCCTTCAGTGTGTGCGCATGCTCCTGAGGCCCAAAGTCAGCCTTAGATATCACGCCTTAGGTGCCAACcacctgggtttggtttttgagacagattttctcacTGCCCGAGTCAGGGTTACTAACgatggctgtgatgaaacaccacaacctgggcaggaaagggtttgttgggctgacacacacacacatcactgttcatcatcaaaggaagtcaggacagaactcaggcagggcaggaacctgggagtctgcagctgatgcagagggcaCAAAGGATGCTACTCACTGGCTTCCTTCCCCTGgctcgctcagcctgctttcctatagaacccaggcccaccaGTCCAGAAATTACTCACAACGGGCTGGGCCCTCcgccatcaatcactaatgaaaatgccttacagctggctcTTAGGCAGGCATTTTCCCAACTGAGAATCCCTCcattcagataactctagcttgtgtgtcGAGTTGATTGACTAGTCAGCACACTCACTGCCCCGCCCTAGAATTCTGAAACCTGCAATGACCAGAGGCCCTCTGCACGTGCAGCCCCTGGTAttccttctacccctgccccttGCTTACTGACTCCTCACTCATGATGAGTACTTCCTATATGCTGCTCACTAAGTACCGAGATTGACCCCGATAGAAATCAAACTCCCGTCCCCACGCACCTACACTGGGGGCATAAATAAACAGAAGCAGACTTGGgaatggtggtgcaggcctaGAATCCTGGCACCGGCAGGGGATCAGTAAGTTTAagaccatccttggctacacagctgGTTCAGATCTAGTCTAGGGTACAGGAGACCCTGTCGGGAGACTGAGACTCCAAGGCTTTCTCGGAGGCCCGGATAAAAAGACAAAGGGGAGGTTAGTTGTGCGTCACTGTCCAGAAGCAGGCTGGGTAGGTTTGAGGCTGGGGCCCATGCTGCGAAGGAGTGAAGACTGCAGCTTATTGGGATCCTGTTCTTCCCCTTGGGCTGTGGCTATCAGTCCTTGGGCAGATGTAGGTGTCTGAGTATCATGCATTCTCTTTGCCAGCATCGTCTGATTTAGCTCTGTGCTACTTTGGCCCATTCTCCCCTTACAAATACTGTGTAAgatgctgtatttcttttttttctatgtcaATGGCTCAGCAGAGGCCACCAACTTCAGAGCACCTCCCGTTCCCAGCTGTCTGTCTTCTTCATTCTCACTCCCAGTCCTGCCCCGTGACACCTTTACTTCTATGGGTTCAGGtcaagatcctgtctttaaaaaaaaagaaaaatgagctaGAGATAGCTTAGTAGTTAAGAAAACAGTCTGGCCAAGTGGGATgatacaggcctttaatcccagcacttgggaggcaggtggatctctgtgagtctgaggccagcctggtctacagagtgagtttcaggacagccagagccatgcaggaagatcctgtctcaaaacaccaaaatacataaaataaagaatgaagaaaacagcCTGCCCTTCCAGaaaacctgagctcagttcccaatTCTCACGTCAGATGGTTCACAACCTCCTGCAGTTCTGTGGATCcgatgcctctggcttctggaggCTTctccacacatcacatacacataattaaaatttttaaaaatgaaaaacaaaaccccaaacaggGTGACAAAGTGATAGATGTATATAGATCACTCTGACGCAATGTTGGTAAGatccctgggttttgtttttttttgaggcagtattttcactacatagtcctggctgtcccggaatgGCCTACGTGGCCCAGGATAATCTTAagctcatagaaatccacctcctctgtctcttaagtgctgggattaaaggtgtgggctaccacacCCACATAAAATCCCTGATGGGGGTCACGGGAACGTCCTAGTCCTGAATCCCTTGGGTCTTCCTGAGGAATGAGAACTCTTTCCATTCTCACGAGGTGGATTCTGGTGGGTCCTGGGAAGCTTCAGGATGGAGGCCCCTCCAGACGACCACAGCCCAGATGAAAAGCTTGGAACTCTGTGCCTTATCCACCCCTTGTTCATTAGGGGAGTGAAGCTGCCATAAAAGGCTCTCAACTGCAGTTCAGGGCTTCTGAGCTAGTGATCACGTGGAAGTATCATGAAGGCCATGCATGAATTACCCTCTATGCCCACACACGGCCCACGCACGTCTTCCAGTTGGCCACTCCTGAGTTgtaatttcctaagaaaccagTGATGGCAGGTGCTTCCTTGAATCTCTCAGCTGTTACAGCTTTCAATCAGAAAACTAGGCACTCAGAGGTGCAGGGGCAACCTGGGGCTTGTGAGGGCCATCTGAAGCAGGCAATGTCTCGACAGACTGAGTGCTGTAACCTGTGGGTTCAGATGTCAGCATAGGGGAGACCCCAAGATAGGGTCCACAAAATGGAGAATCACCTGGGATCTGGAGAATTTTGAACCCAAGTTTGTGTGAGGTTTTGAGAGGAGAGAAATCGTTTTCGTGTTGAAGTGGGGGCTTAGGCTGTAGCTCAGTGTGCAGGGTGTTGCCTAGTAAACAGGAGCCCAGGGCTTGATCACTAGCACAAAGACACGGCTCCGTCGGTAAAGGTGCTAACTGCCAAGGCTGATGACTGAGCTCGGTCCCTGGCACCCATCTGGCGGAAAGAGCCGATTTTCACCAAGCTGTCCTGGCGCCTCCACACTCAGCCCCTGACCACGTGACTCCTCCAcgataaatgaacaaatgaggagggaaagaagggaaagaaaaccaGAACCCACACAGATGCTCAGGGAGATGAAGGCGCAATGAAACATTACAGGAAAGAGACCAAAGAAAGGAAGCTGCTGTAGGATGCAGTGATGCgctcagaggaagcaggattCTGGCGTAACAATGGGAAGGAAAGAGCAACGCAGGCAAATGGGAGCAAATTCCAGGCTGAGAAAGGCAAGGGCACTCTGGGACTGGAGGTTGTGAGCCCAGATTCTAGTTACTGCAGGAGCAGGCAAGGGGATCACAAGTTAAGAGCCCACCAGGGTCAAAGAATGAATTCAAGACCAAGCGAACTttaatgagaccatgtctcaaaataatgaaaggtgtgtgtgtgtgtgtatgtgtgtgtgtgtgttgttcagtggtagtggttaagagaacttgattctcttgcagaagacccatatttggttcccagcaaccacaatggTCCCAGAAGATGTGACACACCTCTGGTCTCCAAGGACACCTGcatcatgtgcacacactcacacataggcacacacagatacacataataa is from Microtus pennsylvanicus isolate mMicPen1 chromosome 1, mMicPen1.hap1, whole genome shotgun sequence and encodes:
- the Fis1 gene encoding mitochondrial fission 1 protein isoform X1, encoding MEAVLNELVSVEDLKNFERKFQSEQAAGSVSKSTQFEYAWCLVRSKYNDDIRKGIMLLEELLPKGNKEEQRDYVFYLAVGNYRLKEYEKALKYVRGLLQTEPQNTQAKELERLIDKAMKKDGLVGMAIVGGMALGVAGLAGLIGLAVSKSKS
- the Fis1 gene encoding mitochondrial fission 1 protein isoform X2 — protein: MPRDEAARNFERKFQSEQAAGSVSKSTQFEYAWCLVRSKYNDDIRKGIMLLEELLPKGNKEEQRDYVFYLAVGNYRLKEYEKALKYVRGLLQTEPQNTQAKELERLIDKAMKKDGLVGMAIVGGMALGVAGLAGLIGLAVSKSKS